aatgaaccaaaaacagaAGGTAATGACAAGATGCGACGCTATGCGACATGATTTGATGACACAGTgtaaccaaaacaaaatgagcagagggCAAACATGAAGCAATGAGGTAAAGTGCCTTTTATGAGCTCCTTGTGAGTTTGCAGgtagtgaaaaaaaattatatgtacacGCAAGAATGAGCGCACTTAGCCCAGCAGACGGCATTAGTTGTGTTCAACTTAAAGAGGCGCTGAGCGTACTGATTGGTTAATGGGTGCTTAGATATCAAACACCCTCAGCGCCGCTTTAAGTCAAACACACCTTTTGCTTGGGGTGTTCGCTGAGTTCTGTCACACATACGTCATTCAAGCCGACCAATCAAGTTGTGAACGTGTCACTATGCCTTTAGGTTCACTGTCTTTAGGTTCGCTGtcaaaaatgccagtgtgaaCGCTAAGCAGACTAGGACCAAATgtataattttcctttttggtccGAACCAATTGAACCAAATGAACAACAGTGAACACACCCTTAGTCATTATCTTAATAGTTGCAGAGTTCGTTACagaccaggggtgtccaatcgTTCTCCTGAAGGGCCACTGACCTTACCACCAACcttaataaaacacacctgaaccagcatTAAATGTCAAATGCTGGGTCTCATTTCGAAGGCTGAATCTGTCCGGAGACTAAACTTCCCAGACAAGTGTGTTGGCTTAAGCTGGAGCTTAACTAAGGGTGTCctaacctgttcctggagggccactgtcctacAACCCAAATGTAACTCACCTGAACCAGCTGATCAAGGTCCTCAGATTCACAATAAACTTCTAGGCAAGTATGTTGGATCTGGTTGGAGCTCAACTGTGCAGGACATCGGTccttcaggagcaggattggacacccctggtctGTGATGAACAACTGTAATGCAACTATTGAAACCACCTAAAATTCAGACTTGGTGTGAATAGGGAGCAAAACTAAATGGGTCAAGTCAACAAGTTGCAGCAAAAAATGTTTACTCACTGCTTAATTTCTCAGACTGGGGTTCTACTGGTTCTTGCAAATTCCACGTAACTCGTTTTCCATGCGATTTAGACTTTGCACCAGGTGTAACTGTTTCAGTAGTTTGTTTATCCTCTGCTGGAGCCTCTGGGATGGCAGACTTTGGATCATCAGCTTCTGTTGAGTCGGCCACAGAGCTCTCACTCATTTCCTTCTTAATGGAGTCTAAATTATCAATCAAGTAATCAACACTGATATCTTCATCAGAAGAAACAACAGGTTCTTGTTTTATTGGCAGGTCTGGCAGCTGAAGAGGTGACATCTCCATGTCCTCCTCCAAAGGTGGTGAATGATAAGACTCTGTAGGTTCCTTTTTAAAGTTCACTGCATCTATGTCAGGCATATCTAAATTGATGACAAGAGGGTTGTCACTGCAGCTTGGTGAATCATCTTCATCAGgccatattttttcaatttttataattttttgctcAACAACCATTTCTTGCCCTTTCATCTCATCCTGTAAGCTAGTATAGCTCTTCTCTAAATCAGCACTGCctgatttaatttcattaacatttgGTGATTCCATGCTGAAGATGTCTAAAGATGCCACCTCTTCTTTCTCCATCTCTTTACTGCCATCTAAATCTAATTCTCCACACAAGTTGAGACAGACTTCCTCCTCCTTTTTGATGTCTTTCAACTCCTTGCCAGAACCAGTGGGCCAAGGTTCCTCCTGTTTAATTTCATCAGGCTTAAGCAGCTCAAGTGAAACATCATCCTTGCTTTCTTGAAGTGTTCTGGTTGGGTCATCATGTTTTGATGACCCAAGTCCATAAGCCTTGATCTCAACTTTAACTGATGGTAATGCAATAGTTGTCTCACACTCATGTGGTCTcgcatctctctctgtcttcacAGGCACTGTAATCTTGTTTGCACTAAGAGCAGGCTCATGTAATTCAGTGGACATGGGCTCTGTAAACTTATGGGACCTCCTTTCTGTACGCCGAGAGATCTCAGATCGATCCTCCCGCCGTTTACGCTCCCTAGATGTTGATCTTGACTTCTGCCTCTTTAGCCTAGTCTCACCCTGATCCGTTGATGTTCTTCTCCTTTCTCTGGATCTTGATTTAGAAAACGAATGAGATTGGGAGTGCCTTCTTTCTTTGGACCTCTCCCTTTGATGTCTTTCTCTCCCTCGGCTGTCATTCCTCTCACGACTCGCTCTTCTCCCGCTCGTCTTCCTTTCTCTACTGCTGGAACTCGAGGAACACCTCCGGTCTCTTGATCGTGGACGTCGCCTCTCTTTCGACCTTGATCGGGAATGCTGCCTCTCTTTCGATTTCGAACGGGATCTCCGCCGATCTCTTGACCTTGAGCGTGACCTCCTCTTTTCTTTTAACTTTGAGTGTTTCTTTTTATGGGAATCTTCAGATGAAAGGCTTTGCGAGTTTGATGGTGGCCGCTTCCTATCCTTGGACTCGGCCTTCTGAGGTCTTTCCTCCTTGTCCTTAGCTGTGTTAGAAGAATTAAAAGCACCACTGACTGAAGGCAGCTCTTTACAGACCCCATTTCCTTTATAAGCTTGTTGTAGATTGGCTAGAGACTCTTCTAGTGACTTTGATTGGGGCCTGATGGGTGGAGGTCCAGTCGCAGGTTCAGACTTCACCTCCACCTTAACATTATTTTCACTGCATGATGAGCTTGATCTGGAGTGCTCTTCAGTTTTCTGAAAAGGGCTTCCTGGAGTTCCACCACTTCCAGTATCCACGCCTGCTTCGCATCTAGTTGAATCCAAAGCAGGACCTCCTGAGGCAGATGGACTATGCATTGTGTCTGAATGATGTGGAGATTCTTTGCACGGTCTGTCCCACAAAGATTCTGGCTCTGTTTTAACTTCTGCACACATTTCCAAGCCTCTCTCTGTATCAGAGTGTACATCCAGAGGCGCATATTTGATTGGATGACGGGCATCCTCATTGGCTCCAATTGGCACCCGAGGTCCAGTATGTTGGACGCCAACATCAGGACCCTCATTTTCTGGTTCATTATCAGAGGAATCAGACCCCGTAGGGTTAAAGGGATCATAGACCTCACTCTTCTCCTCTTTGATTTTTCCTCTTAAAGACAACAGCAtctgtttacttttattattccTCTTTACTGATTTCTCATCACCTGCAGGCAGAGTCCCTCCTGATGCAGGAAGTCGCCGAGCTTGCCAGGGGTTTCCGCTAGCATTTATACGGAAACTGACAGAAGAAGAAGAGGGGCGTGAGTTTGAAGAGGCACTAAAAGATGATGTAGTAGAGGTGAAAGAGCTGGAAAATGATGATGAAGCACCAGTTCTTTCTGCTCTTTGCCTCTGAGCATCCACTGTCCTGTTTTGCTGACTCGCACCTGTACCTTGTTGATCAACGCTACGTTCCCTACCTGTATTGCCTGCTAAGCTGTTCACTGAAGACCCAGGCAAAGTACTGCTACTGCTGCCACTGCTACTATTTGCACTAGAGGTACTGTCCCTTTTAATTTTTGGTATTCTTGGCAATACAGAAACATCCACCCATACAGGCTTAGGAGGGGGCTTTTTGACAGGTGGCTGTCGGACAGGACCATCTTTGTCTTGATGGAGAGAGTCAGAAGGGCAATTTGGCATCCTTGGGAGGGGTTGACTTCTAATGTCATTGGTGCTCAAGTGGCTATTCCCAGGTCTAGGTGGGTTTAGGGTGACAGGCCTATGAGGAGCTCCCAGATCCAATCGGGGTTGTCCCAAGGGAGACGGGTGAGAATGAGGAAGATGAGGGGAGGTTGGAGATGTGGGATTCTGTGGTGTGGAACAGGACCCAGGAGAACTGTGTGCTGGTAGGGGCCTCCTCAATGGGCTGGAGGAAGGACCAGCCTCTCCAGAGGGTTGTATGAGACTTGTTTCTAAGTTTGGGGTGTTTCCTGTTTCTCCTGAGCTTGAACCTCTAGGATTAGTGTTTCTTGGCAAGGACAGGGACACTGAAaggaacaaataaacattttctttttgaaaggatgaaaaacatgcaacaaaGTTACTATAGCTAAAACCAAACAGACACACTTAGAAAGAACACAAAGGTTTGGCTTATGTGTGTGGATGCAAATATAGAAACAAAATACTAATGCTGCATCCATTATAGATCAAATGTGAATCATGGAGAACATTGTGCATGATTGTTATATACCCCATGTTTATAGAGTTGTTAGTATTGGATTTATGTATTTGTTCAATACTCTTTCCAGGTTTATTTGCTGTTTTGGGATAAATAGATTGACACTCAttacaagcaaaataaatatgggaatactagtgctgtcaaatgattaatcgcaattaatcacatccaaaataagtttttgtttgcataatatgtgtgtgttctgtgtatatttattatgtaaatataaatacacacacaaacagttaatattttgaaaatatttacatgtctacattttaaataaatatatttaatatataaaaatagcattatatatatatatatacatgtatgtgtgtcacataaaaaaaaaaaatatatatatatatatatatatatatatatatatatatatatatatatatatatatacacacacacacacacagatacatacacagacacagacacacacacacacacagtacacatacaaatattacgtaaacaaaatcttttattttggatgcgattaatcgtttgacatccCTAGGGATTACTTAAATCAAAGTTTGCGATTCATTGTG
The DNA window shown above is from Cyprinus carpio isolate SPL01 chromosome B25, ASM1834038v1, whole genome shotgun sequence and carries:
- the LOC109070799 gene encoding PHD and RING finger domain-containing protein 1-like isoform X2, which produces MDEEDSQDELINRNVSHGKGKRPAMSIISDDEDGSADEGESEEGETGSEEEDDDQEEVLDEEEDEEDESEDEDSGNVLEGAVGSVAVDAAGLSSDEDSEKCPICLNSFHEQPVATPESCEHYFCLDCILEWSNNANSCPVDRIVFNNILLRKCYGGKVQKTIAVKKPVKPGEEQVDVDLDQTSCEVCGGRDREDRLLLCDGCDAGYHMECLTPPLDAVPVEEWFCPECIANNRTSGSEQISEDERSSLPTTSRPRSRPTRAIARTQHSERVRANVNRRRITQARTAVQLAPRYMMQSTWLDETINAVVAGLNTAVYVRDLTPRPRSRRRRKTVKRRKTKSKSSATSGGKTNMGVKRRKRKVRKSKSRRKLVLKRGTNSRGRIARSLGIKKPKSGSMIPSVYRPSEYSLGSMRAEIGAASLSVYGDPFDLDPFDDREDEIQVPTPSSVLDAKRRGLSHSALRSHQPVARPITAGLSRRGVSVPQVADVAEEAPVSDLLGSILSGQSMLLMDSSDVVINRDGSLKATKAVSLSLPRNTNPRGSSSGETGNTPNLETSLIQPSGEAGPSSSPLRRPLPAHSSPGSCSTPQNPTSPTSPHLPHSHPSPLGQPRLDLGAPHRPVTLNPPRPGNSHLSTNDIRSQPLPRMPNCPSDSLHQDKDGPVRQPPVKKPPPKPVWVDVSVLPRIPKIKRDSTSSANSSSGSSSSTLPGSSVNSLAGNTGRERSVDQQGTGASQQNRTVDAQRQRAERTGASSSFSSSFTSTTSSFSASSNSRPSSSSVSFRINASGNPWQARRLPASGGTLPAGDEKSVKRNNKSKQMLLSLRGKIKEEKSEVYDPFNPTGSDSSDNEPENEGPDVGVQHTGPRVPIGANEDARHPIKYAPLDVHSDTERGLEMCAEVKTEPESLWDRPCKESPHHSDTMHSPSASGGPALDSTRCEAGVDTGSGGTPGSPFQKTEEHSRSSSSCSENNVKVEVKSEPATGPPPIRPQSKSLEESLANLQQAYKGNGVCKELPSVSGAFNSSNTAKDKEERPQKAESKDRKRPPSNSQSLSSEDSHKKKHSKLKEKRRSRSRSRDRRRSRSKSKERQHSRSRSKERRRPRSRDRRCSSSSSSRERKTSGRRASRERNDSRGRERHQRERSKERRHSQSHSFSKSRSRERRRTSTDQGETRLKRQKSRSTSRERKRREDRSEISRRTERRSHKFTEPMSTELHEPALSANKITVPVKTERDARPHECETTIALPSVKVEIKAYGLGSSKHDDPTRTLQESKDDVSLELLKPDEIKQEEPWPTGSGKELKDIKKEEEVCLNLCGELDLDGSKEMEKEEVASLDIFSMESPNVNEIKSGSADLEKSYTSLQDEMKGQEMVVEQKIIKIEKIWPDEDDSPSCSDNPLVINLDMPDIDAVNFKKEPTESYHSPPLEEDMEMSPLQLPDLPIKQEPVVSSDEDISVDYLIDNLDSIKKEMSESSVADSTEADDPKSAIPEAPAEDKQTTETVTPGAKSKSHGKRVTWNLQEPVEPQSEKLSSGFNSCITVVHHRPGVSNPAPEGPMSCTVELQPDPTYLPRSLL
- the LOC109070799 gene encoding PHD and RING finger domain-containing protein 1-like isoform X1 encodes the protein MDEEDSQDELINRNVSHGKGKRPAMSIISDDEDGSADEGESEEGETGSEEEDDDQEEVLDEEEDEEDESEDEDSGNVLEGAVGSVAVDAAGLSSDEDSEKCPICLNSFHEQPVATPESCEHYFCLDCILEWSNNANSCPVDRIVFNNILLRKCYGGKVQKTIAVKKPVKPGEEQVDVDLDQTSCEVCGGRDREDRLLLCDGCDAGYHMECLTPPLDAVPVEEWFCPECIANNRTSGSEQISEDERSSLPTTSRPRSRPTRAIARTQHSERVRANVNRRRITQARTAVQLAPRYMMQSTWLDETINAVVAGLNTAVYVRDLTPRPRSRRRRKTVKRRKTKSKSSATSGGKTNMGVKRRKRKVRKSKSRRKLVLKRGTNSRGRIARSLGIKKPKSGSMIPSVYRPSEYSLGSMRAEIGAASLSVYGDPFDLDPFDDREDEIQVPTPSSVLDAKRRGLSHSALRSHQPVARPITAGLSRRGVSVPQVADVAEEAPVSDLLGSILSGQSMLLMDSSDVVINRDGSLKATKAVSLSLPRNTNPRGSSSGETGNTPNLETSLIQPSGEAGPSSSPLRRPLPAHSSPGSCSTPQNPTSPTSPHLPHSHPSPLGQPRLDLGAPHRPVTLNPPRPGNSHLSTNDIRSQPLPRMPNCPSDSLHQDKDGPVRQPPVKKPPPKPVWVDVSVLPRIPKIKRDSTSSANSSSGSSSSTLPGSSVNSLAGNTGRERSVDQQGTGASQQNRTVDAQRQRAERTGASSSFSSSFTSTTSSFSASSNSRPSSSSVSFRINASGNPWQARRLPASGGTLPAGDEKSVKRNNKSKQMLLSLRGKIKEEKSEVYDPFNPTGSDSSDNEPENEGPDVGVQHTGPRVPIGANEDARHPIKYAPLDVHSDTERGLEMCAEVKTEPESLWDRPCKESPHHSDTMHSPSASGGPALDSTRCEAGVDTGSGGTPGSPFQKTEEHSRSSSSCSENNVKVEVKSEPATGPPPIRPQSKSLEESLANLQQAYKGNGVCKELPSVSGAFNSSNTAKDKEERPQKAESKDRKRPPSNSQSLSSEDSHKKKHSKLKEKRRSRSRSRDRRRSRSKSKERQHSRSRSKERRRPRSRDRRCSSSSSSRERKTSGRRASRERNDSRGRERHQRERSKERRHSQSHSFSKSRSRERRRTSTDQGETRLKRQKSRSTSRERKRREDRSEISRRTERRSHKFTEPMSTELHEPALSANKITVPVKTERDARPHECETTIALPSVKVEIKAYGLGSSKHDDPTRTLQESKDDVSLELLKPDEIKQEEPWPTGSGKELKDIKKEEEVCLNLCGELDLDGSKEMEKEEVASLDIFSMESPNVNEIKSGSADLEKSYTSLQDEMKGQEMVVEQKIIKIEKIWPDEDDSPSCSDNPLVINLDMPDIDAVNFKKEPTESYHSPPLEEDMEMSPLQLPDLPIKQEPVVSSDEDISVDYLIDNLDSIKKEMSESSVADSTEADDPKSAIPEAPAEDKQTTETVTPGAKSKSHGKRVTWNLQEPVEPQSEKLSKLALFKLKLKQEGSRRSATTPQNQAEPKLMASVSSLPSQDESIKPKSRKDVLHDPNQTEKYMKKLHMQERAIEEVKLAIKPFYQKRDITKEEYKDILRKAVQKVCHSKSGEINPVKVANLVKAYVDKYKHARKHKKEETGQIQHADVPKDSLSPM
- the LOC109070799 gene encoding PHD and RING finger domain-containing protein 1-like isoform X3; amino-acid sequence: MECLTPPLDAVPVEEWFCPECIANNRTSGSEQISEDERSSLPTTSRPRSRPTRAIARTQHSERVRANVNRRRITQARTAVQLAPRYMMQSTWLDETINAVVAGLNTAVYVRDLTPRPRSRRRRKTVKRRKTKSKSSATSGGKTNMGVKRRKRKVRKSKSRRKLVLKRGTNSRGRIARSLGIKKPKSGSMIPSVYRPSEYSLGSMRAEIGAASLSVYGDPFDLDPFDDREDEIQVPTPSSVLDAKRRGLSHSALRSHQPVARPITAGLSRRGVSVPQVADVAEEAPVSDLLGSILSGQSMLLMDSSDVVINRDGSLKATKAVSLSLPRNTNPRGSSSGETGNTPNLETSLIQPSGEAGPSSSPLRRPLPAHSSPGSCSTPQNPTSPTSPHLPHSHPSPLGQPRLDLGAPHRPVTLNPPRPGNSHLSTNDIRSQPLPRMPNCPSDSLHQDKDGPVRQPPVKKPPPKPVWVDVSVLPRIPKIKRDSTSSANSSSGSSSSTLPGSSVNSLAGNTGRERSVDQQGTGASQQNRTVDAQRQRAERTGASSSFSSSFTSTTSSFSASSNSRPSSSSVSFRINASGNPWQARRLPASGGTLPAGDEKSVKRNNKSKQMLLSLRGKIKEEKSEVYDPFNPTGSDSSDNEPENEGPDVGVQHTGPRVPIGANEDARHPIKYAPLDVHSDTERGLEMCAEVKTEPESLWDRPCKESPHHSDTMHSPSASGGPALDSTRCEAGVDTGSGGTPGSPFQKTEEHSRSSSSCSENNVKVEVKSEPATGPPPIRPQSKSLEESLANLQQAYKGNGVCKELPSVSGAFNSSNTAKDKEERPQKAESKDRKRPPSNSQSLSSEDSHKKKHSKLKEKRRSRSRSRDRRRSRSKSKERQHSRSRSKERRRPRSRDRRCSSSSSSRERKTSGRRASRERNDSRGRERHQRERSKERRHSQSHSFSKSRSRERRRTSTDQGETRLKRQKSRSTSRERKRREDRSEISRRTERRSHKFTEPMSTELHEPALSANKITVPVKTERDARPHECETTIALPSVKVEIKAYGLGSSKHDDPTRTLQESKDDVSLELLKPDEIKQEEPWPTGSGKELKDIKKEEEVCLNLCGELDLDGSKEMEKEEVASLDIFSMESPNVNEIKSGSADLEKSYTSLQDEMKGQEMVVEQKIIKIEKIWPDEDDSPSCSDNPLVINLDMPDIDAVNFKKEPTESYHSPPLEEDMEMSPLQLPDLPIKQEPVVSSDEDISVDYLIDNLDSIKKEMSESSVADSTEADDPKSAIPEAPAEDKQTTETVTPGAKSKSHGKRVTWNLQEPVEPQSEKLSKLALFKLKLKQEGSRRSATTPQNQAEPKLMASVSSLPSQDESIKPKSRKDVLHDPNQTEKYMKKLHMQERAIEEVKLAIKPFYQKRDITKEEYKDILRKAVQKVCHSKSGEINPVKVANLVKAYVDKYKHARKHKKEETGQIQHADVPKDSLSPM